The DNA window TGCACGTCCGCGAGCTGCTCGTCGAGTATCCACTGCATCCAGCGGTGGAACTCGACCTCGGGCCACCGTCGCAGCGCCTCGGCGGCGACCTGGTTCCCGTGCGCGTCGTGCAGTCCCGCCGGCCAGCGGCGGTAGTCGGATCCGTGGGCTTCCGCGAGTGCGCACCACGTCGCGTACTCCACGAGCGGGGCGCCCTCGCGCTGGAGGTAGGACTCGAAGGCGGCCTGCCGGGCCGGGGTACGGGGCACGTCGAACAGCACTGCCAGGGCCGAGCGCTTCGCCTCCCACACGGGGTCACGTTCCAGCAGGTCGGCGGTGCGGCCCTGCTCTCGCAGGGGACGCGCGAGACGCTGGATTCCCTCCCGTTGCATCGGTTCCAGGCGGGCGTACTCGGGAACGTCCTCGATCCGGATGTACAGCGGACTGGCGTAGCGCCTGCTCACCGGGAGGTAGGGCGAGGGTTCCAGCGGGGTGGAGGGTTCGCTCGCGTGCAGGGGGTTGACGAGGGTGAACCCCGACCCGAGGTCCCGTGCGCTCCACGCGGCGAGGTCGGACAGGTCCCGCAGGTCGCCCACACCCCACGAGGCGCGGGAGCGCAGCGAGTACAGCTGGCACATCAGGCCCCACACCTGCCTCTCCCGCAGCGCCTCGGGGAGGGGCAGCCGGTCGGGTACCACGAGCAGGGGAGCCTGTTCCCGTTGGTTCCCGTTGCGGGCGTACAGCAGGTGCCCCCCGAGCGGAAGCCTGTCGCCGAGTTCGGAGGTCCCGCCGTCGTCCCGTTCCACCCACGCCCGGCTTCCGGCCGGCAGCGTCACCGGTGGTACACCGCCGTGGCGCGCGACCACGGCGGGAGGAAGCAGCCGGGAGGCGACACGCCGCCGGTGCTCGGCCAGCGCCGCCCCGGGATCATGGGCGTCCACGCCCAGGGAGCTCAGGACGTGCCGGAGCGTATCGGCGGATACCTCGACGCGCTGTCCCCGCCAGTCGTGGTAGGCCGTCGCGACACCGTTCTCCTCGGCCAGCTGGGCTAGGTCCGCATCGCTCACAGACACCGATGATGCCCTACGCGGCCCCGCTGGGAGGGTACGCCATGCCAGGCGGTTCCCAGAGATCGGGACGGTCCGGCCGCACGCCCCGGTTCTCCGGCGTGTCGGTTCCGCCGGGGGTTTCCCGGTTCTGGCCCGGTCCGATTTCCTGGTTGCGGAAAACCCGGATCGGAAGAGCCCAGGGGACGGGCTGGGACGCAACGTTGCTCCCGGGACATCCGTGGCTGCGGTTGTCCCGCATTCCGTTGTTCCAGAGATGAGGAAGAAGTATTTCCACCTCTGCGATAAATGAAACGTAAGATTCCCACACTTCTCGGGGAAGAAAACTGTGAGATTGAGCGTACTGGGACACGCCCACCTTCCCCACTAACCTTTCCCTCGTGGAATCGACAACCAGTGTCACCGAAGGCAAGAGCCACGAGACCACCCGCACCTCCCCGTTCGTGACCCGGCGGGACGACGGCGCACAGCACTCCGACGGCCAGGCCCGTCCCACGTACCGGGCGTTACTCACCTCCGACGGGGGGCAGTGGGTCCTGCGCTGCTGTGTGGCCGTGCTCGCCGCCGTGGCCGGCGGGGGCCTCACCGGGGACTGGCGTGTCGGCGCCACGTTCGGCGTCGCCGTGTTCGTCGCCTTCACCGTCTACTCGTCCCGTCGCCAGTCGGAGGTACCGCGGTGGCGCCGCCCCTCCGCCGCCCAACGGCGGACGGAGAACCAGCTCAAGGTGATGAGGCGGTTGGGCTACCGGGTGCTGCACGCTCGCGCCATCCCCGGAGGAAACGGTCAGATCGACCACTTCATCGTGGGCAGGCGCGGCGCGTTCGCGATCGACTCGGAGGCCTGGGACCGGCGGCTACCGCTGCGCAACAAACTGGAGAAGCTCTACCACGGCCGGTTCTCCAAGAACGAGCGCATCGACGAGGCGCTGGAGGAGGCCCGCACCGCGGAGCGGCTCATCAGCGAGGAGCTGGGACAGGAGATCAGCGTGCGTGCTTCCCTGGCCATCTACGGCCCCCGGATGTCGTGGGACAGCCACAACCTGCGCGGTGTGGACATCATCAGCGGGAACAAGGTCCGGAAATGGCTGCGCACGGGCAAGGACCGGCTCGACGAGCAGCAGATCGAGGACATCTACCGGGCAGCGCAGCGGGTGCTTCCACCCCGTTACTGAACTCGTCTCACAATACGGACAAATAATCTCCGGGTGCGAGACGCGAGCGGTCTGCGGTCGGCATTACCATCGGGACTAAGCAACGCCGCCTCGACGGGAGCCCGCCAATGCCCGAGCTTCGCTCACGCACGGTCACCCATGGTAGGAACATGGCCGGCGCGCGCGCTCTCATGCGCGCCTCCGGCGTGCAACGCGACGACTTCGGCAAACCGATCGTCGCGATCGCCAACAGTTTCACCCAGTTCGTCCCGGGGCATGTCCACCTCCGCGAGGTAGCCGACGTCGTGGCCTCCTCCGTCCGCGAGGCGGGAGGCGTGCCCCGCGAGTTCAACAGCATCGCCGTGGACGACGGCATCGCCATGGGGCACGGCGGCATGCTCTACTCGCTGCCCAGCCGGGAGCTCATCGCCGACGCCCTGGAGTACATGGTCAACGCGCACTGCGCCGACGCGTTGGTGTGCGTGTCCAACTGCGACAAGATCACCCCCGGCATGCTGCTGGGGGCGATGCGGCTCAACGTGCCCACGGTGTTCGTGTCCGGCGGGCCGATGGAGGCGGGCAAGGTCACCGTGGTCAACGGGACCGCGAGCAAGGTGCGCAAACTCGACCTCATCAACCCGATGGTCGCCGCCGCCGACGAGAGCGTCTCCCAGGAGGAGCTGGACGAGCTGGAGGAGAACGCCTGCCCCACCTGCGGCTCCTGCTCCGGCATGTTCACCGCCAACTCCATGAACTGCCTCACCGAGGCCATCGGGCTGGCCCCTCCCGGTAACGGCACCGTCCTCGCCACCCACGAGGCGCGCCGGCAGCTGTTCGAGGACGCCGGGCGTCTGGTGGTCGACGCCGCCACGCGGTACTACCGCGACGAGGACGACTCGGTGCTTCCGCTGTCGATCGCCACTCCCACCGCGTTCCGGAACGCCATGGCGTTGGACGTCGCCATGGGCGGCTCCACCAACACGATCCTGCACCTGCTGGCCACCGCGACCGAGGGAGGGGTCGACTTCGGCCTTCCCGAGATCGACGCCGTCTCCCGGCAGGTGCCCTGCCTGTGCAAGGTCGCGCCGAACTCCGAGGACTACCACATCGAGGACGTGCACCGCGCCGGCGGCATCCCCGCGATCATGGGCCAACTGGCGCGTGGCGGCCTCATCGACACCTCGGTCCCCACCGTGCACGGCTCCACCGTCGGCGACTACATCCAGCAGTGGGACATCTCCTCGCCCGACGTGTCGGCCGAGGCCACCGAGATGTTCCACGCGGCCCCCGGCGGGAAGCGCACCACCAAGGCCTACTCGCAGAACGTGCGCTGGGACAGCCTCGACACCGACCGCAGCTCGGGGTGTGTCCGCTCCGTGGAGCACGCCTACACCGCCGACGGCGGTCTGGCGGTGCTGTACGGCAACCTCGCCCCCGAGGGCGCGATCGTCAAGACCGCCGGGGTCGAGGAGGAGCTGTGGACCTTCACCGGCCCGGCCAGGGTGTTCGAGAGCCAGGAGGAAGCGGTCGACGGCATCCTGAACAAGCGCGTCACCGCGGGAGACGTGGTCATCATCCGCTACGAGGGCCCCAAGGGCGGGCCGGGTATGCAGGAGATGCTGTACCCCACCAGCTTCCTCAAGGGACGCGGTCTCGGTAAGGCCTGCGCGCTGGTCACCGACGGCCGGTTCTCGGGCGGAACGTCCGGACTGTCCATCGGGCACGCCTCCCCCGAGGCCGGCTCGGGAGGCGGGATCGCGCTGGTCGAGGACGGCGACACGATCAGCATCGACATCCCGGGCCGGGGCCTCACGCTGGAGGTGCCCGAGGACGAGCTCACCGCGCGCCGGGAACGGCTCCTCAAGGAACTGGGCGGGTTCCGGCCCAGGGACCGACAGCGGCCGGTCACCCAGGCTCTGCGGGCCTACGCGGCCATGGCGACCTCCGCCTCCACCGGCGCCGCCCGCGACGTCACCCAGGTGGAGTAGGTACCGCCGCTCTCCCCGGCCGGTTCCCCGTCCCCGAACCGGCCGGGGGACCGCACCGGGAACGTCCGGCTTGACCCTGACACATGTGTCATCTTCCTAGCGTTCCCGGCATGGCAACAACCAACGAAGCACCCCGGAGCACGACCGCCCGGTCGGGGCTCCCCGTACCGCTGTGGGTTCTCGCCCTCACCCTGGCCACCTTCGCGACCGGCACCGACGACATGATCATCGCCGGGATCCTGCCGACGCTCTCCGAGGACCTGAACGTCAGCGAGGCCACCGCCGGGCAGCTCGTCACGCTGTACTCGTTCACCTACGGGATCGGCGCGCCCGTGATGGCGGTCCTGGTCTCCCGCCTGTCCGCCCACCGCCTGCTTCCGGCGCTCACCGCCCTGTTCGCCCTGTTCAACGTACTGATGGCGCTGGCCCCCACCTACTCCGTGCTGATGGCGCTGCGGTTCGGCACCGCGCTCGCGGCCGCCACGCTCGTACCGACCGCCGCGGCGACCGTGGCCCGCCACGCTCCCCCGGAGCGTAAGGCGCGCTACCTCAGTCTGATCACGGCCGGGATCACGCTGTCGCTGGTGGCCGGCGTCCCGGTCGGAACCTGGATCAGCGGGGTGTTCGGCTGGCGCGCCACCATGGTGGCCGTCGCGCTGGCCGGCGCGCTCGCCACCGTGGGTATGCTGCGGCTCCCCCGCGGCGCGGAGCCGCAGTCGCTGACCCTGCGTCAGCGGCTCGCACCGCTCGGCCAGCCCGCCGTCCTCGGGGCCACCCTCGCCATGCTGGTCATGGGCTCCGGCGGCATGATGCCCTACGTCTACCTGGCGCCGCTGTACGAGCACCTCACCGGCGGCGGGCCGGAGAGCCTGAGCGTGGTCATCCTCGTGTTCGGCGTGTCCGGGTTCGCCGGGGTGCTGCTCGGCGGCCGCGTAGCCGACACCTGGGGCGCGGGACGGACCATCGCCACGGGGATCACCGCGGCGTGCGCCATGGTGGTGGTACTCGCCGTCCTGGGGACCACCCTGCCGAGCGGATCCGTCACGCTGGCCGTACTGGTTCCCGTCGTCGCTGTCTGGGCAGGGGGAATCTGGGCGTTCAGCCCGCCGCTGCAGAGCTGGCTGCTGAGCCGCGCTCCCGGTTCCGACACCGCCGTCCTGGCGCTGCTCACCAGCGGTATGTACCTGGGCTTCTCCATCAGCGGCTCGCTGGGAGGCGCGGTGCTGAGCACGTACGGGCCCCAGGCCCTGCCGATCGCCTCGGTCACCCTGCTGGGGGCGGGAGGGGCGGCGCTCGCCGCCGTCTTCGCACGTACCGCCCGCCGGGAGGGGCACCACGCGCGGGCTGCCGGGAGCCGAACATCCGATGCGGGTGCTCCGGGCAACCCGCGCGTCGCCGAGGATGGAACAGTGGACACCGCCGACGTTCCGGCACGGTAGAGGGAGCAGTGGGGAAGCTCGCATGCGTATCGGTGAACTGTCCCAGCGTACGGGGGCCAGCCCTCGTTCGCTGCGGTACTACGAGAGCCTCGGGATCATCAGCTCCGAGCGGCGGGAGAACGGCTATCGGGACTACTCGGCGGACACGGTGCGCGTCGTGCACAACGTGCGGTCCCTGCTCGCCGCCGGCCTCGCCATGTCCGAGATCCAGGAGGTCGGCGAGTGCCTGTACACCG is part of the Haloactinospora alba genome and encodes:
- a CDS encoding MFS transporter produces the protein MATTNEAPRSTTARSGLPVPLWVLALTLATFATGTDDMIIAGILPTLSEDLNVSEATAGQLVTLYSFTYGIGAPVMAVLVSRLSAHRLLPALTALFALFNVLMALAPTYSVLMALRFGTALAAATLVPTAAATVARHAPPERKARYLSLITAGITLSLVAGVPVGTWISGVFGWRATMVAVALAGALATVGMLRLPRGAEPQSLTLRQRLAPLGQPAVLGATLAMLVMGSGGMMPYVYLAPLYEHLTGGGPESLSVVILVFGVSGFAGVLLGGRVADTWGAGRTIATGITAACAMVVVLAVLGTTLPSGSVTLAVLVPVVAVWAGGIWAFSPPLQSWLLSRAPGSDTAVLALLTSGMYLGFSISGSLGGAVLSTYGPQALPIASVTLLGAGGAALAAVFARTARREGHHARAAGSRTSDAGAPGNPRVAEDGTVDTADVPAR
- a CDS encoding MerR family transcriptional regulator, with protein sequence MRIGELSQRTGASPRSLRYYESLGIISSERRENGYRDYSADTVRVVHNVRSLLAAGLAMSEIQEVGECLYTEDLSEADVCDHVLELYQRRLSSVEANIASLTDTRERLTAELDSLRERQHGAAEGDG
- the ilvD gene encoding dihydroxy-acid dehydratase, with the translated sequence MPELRSRTVTHGRNMAGARALMRASGVQRDDFGKPIVAIANSFTQFVPGHVHLREVADVVASSVREAGGVPREFNSIAVDDGIAMGHGGMLYSLPSRELIADALEYMVNAHCADALVCVSNCDKITPGMLLGAMRLNVPTVFVSGGPMEAGKVTVVNGTASKVRKLDLINPMVAAADESVSQEELDELEENACPTCGSCSGMFTANSMNCLTEAIGLAPPGNGTVLATHEARRQLFEDAGRLVVDAATRYYRDEDDSVLPLSIATPTAFRNAMALDVAMGGSTNTILHLLATATEGGVDFGLPEIDAVSRQVPCLCKVAPNSEDYHIEDVHRAGGIPAIMGQLARGGLIDTSVPTVHGSTVGDYIQQWDISSPDVSAEATEMFHAAPGGKRTTKAYSQNVRWDSLDTDRSSGCVRSVEHAYTADGGLAVLYGNLAPEGAIVKTAGVEEELWTFTGPARVFESQEEAVDGILNKRVTAGDVVIIRYEGPKGGPGMQEMLYPTSFLKGRGLGKACALVTDGRFSGGTSGLSIGHASPEAGSGGGIALVEDGDTISIDIPGRGLTLEVPEDELTARRERLLKELGGFRPRDRQRPVTQALRAYAAMATSASTGAARDVTQVE
- the malQ gene encoding 4-alpha-glucanotransferase, whose product is MSDADLAQLAEENGVATAYHDWRGQRVEVSADTLRHVLSSLGVDAHDPGAALAEHRRRVASRLLPPAVVARHGGVPPVTLPAGSRAWVERDDGGTSELGDRLPLGGHLLYARNGNQREQAPLLVVPDRLPLPEALRERQVWGLMCQLYSLRSRASWGVGDLRDLSDLAAWSARDLGSGFTLVNPLHASEPSTPLEPSPYLPVSRRYASPLYIRIEDVPEYARLEPMQREGIQRLARPLREQGRTADLLERDPVWEAKRSALAVLFDVPRTPARQAAFESYLQREGAPLVEYATWCALAEAHGSDYRRWPAGLHDAHGNQVAAEALRRWPEVEFHRWMQWILDEQLADVQERARLAGMPVGIVHDLALGAQPGGADAWMYSDVLAGGVSVGAPPDEFNQRGQDWGQPPWHPTRLAERAYAPLRQILRQTMRHAGGLRVDHVMGMFRLWWIPEGAEPWEGTYVRYDHEGTVGALALTARETDTAVVGEDLGTVEPWVRTHLEERGVLGTSVLWFERGADGTPRRPEEWRSDCLATVATHDLPPVASYLSAEHVELRDRLGLLSRPAAEERAEVERQVAAWRALLVELGLLDPEADPVSEPSRVTAALHSYLVRTPARMVGIALTDVVGDRRMQNQPGTSDEYPNWRIPLTNAEGEPILLDELMADPYLATAARNTLWPLNGFRAS
- a CDS encoding nuclease-related domain-containing protein; the encoded protein is MESTTSVTEGKSHETTRTSPFVTRRDDGAQHSDGQARPTYRALLTSDGGQWVLRCCVAVLAAVAGGGLTGDWRVGATFGVAVFVAFTVYSSRRQSEVPRWRRPSAAQRRTENQLKVMRRLGYRVLHARAIPGGNGQIDHFIVGRRGAFAIDSEAWDRRLPLRNKLEKLYHGRFSKNERIDEALEEARTAERLISEELGQEISVRASLAIYGPRMSWDSHNLRGVDIISGNKVRKWLRTGKDRLDEQQIEDIYRAAQRVLPPRY